Proteins from one Camelina sativa cultivar DH55 chromosome 8, Cs, whole genome shotgun sequence genomic window:
- the LOC104705910 gene encoding uncharacterized protein LOC104705910 codes for MTTVSSISAAVTEGGNVATPRWKNKGRNGKLRVMCRHGGNIDSLPQTKTPRYVGGDTRIVAVPPSAETSFDALVSHLRVTLGISYPFKVKYQLPGQELDSLISVETDEDIQIMMEEHGYLFSEFSIPQSRIRLFIFPSSKSQSNDAGATQGDSSQCKAETDIDWLGIEEPKHVVHDSTQPVLQHPKTDSWFVDALKSAEMMQTGRNNSESSGSGDGNGGICGQESMMLKTNSSFGSTSSSVSSSNLPPIKSTDEDNTVNSQDKFAPVESVTSDNTAVTPISSHELPTHSHVLENKLSSNLYETGLNKPVPIPFSGYPPFMNQAQQQHIQVIFTGHPYIAGNTPMPLPATAYHHPNHTHYQLPPQPYPIYYIPVDQYSSRYVQAPPVNSGTVLNSHLVDSPVVRTGSPLAPELSSHFYPPAKPVESSVQTSSEAAPSTTCRDAFIYNTDVDDNDITRAQIYKSQPPAPKVPSQCQTKMLTEALGQLHTHNS; via the exons ATGACCACCGTCTCCTCCATTTCCGCCGCCGTAACGGAAGGCGGGAATGTTGCTACGCCGAGATGGAAGAATAAGGGAAGAAACGGAAAGTTACGGGTGATGTGTAGGCATGGCGGTAATATAGATTCACTTCCGCAGACGAAAACGCCGCGCTACGTCGGCGGAGATACTCGAATCGTTGCCGTTCCTCCCTCCGCGGAAACGAGTTTCGATGCGCTTGTTAGCCACCTTAGGGTTACGCTGGGAATCTCATATCCTTTCAAGGTTAAATATCAGCTTCCTGGTCAGGAACTAGATTCGCTTATCTCCGTCGAGACGGAtgaggatattcaaatcatgaTGGAGGAACATGGATACCTCTTCTCCGAGTTTTCGATTCCTCAATCGCGAATCCGATTGTTTATATTCCCATCATCGAAATCACAATCGAATGATGCTGGTGCGACTCAGGGAGATTCGTCTCAGTGTAAAGCGGAGACTGATATCGATTGGCTTGGAATCGAAGAGCCTAAGCATGTTGTTCACGACTCGACTCAACCGGTGCTTCAACACCCAAAGACTGATTCGTGGTTCGTAGACGCGTTGAAGAGCGCGGAGATGATGCAGACGGGGCGCAATAATAGTGAGAGTAGCGGAAGCGGAGATGGTAACGGCGGGATTTGTGGACAGGAGTCGATGATGCTCAAGACTAATTCGTCCTTTGGCTCAACATCATCCTCCGTTTCTTCCAGCAATTTGCCTCCGATCAAAAGCACCGACGAGGACAACACAGTCAATTCGCAGGACAAATTTGCGCCAGTAGAATCGGTGACAAG CGACAACACTGCAGTCACCCCAATCTCTTCTCACGAGCTACCGACGCACTCACATGTTCTGGAGAACAAGTTGTCTTCAAACTTGTACGAGACAGGGCTAAACAAACCAGTTCCAATCCCATTTTCCGGGTATCCACCATTTATGAATCAAGCTCAACAACAACATATACAGGTCATATTCACTGGACATCCTTACATTGCCGGAAACACACCTATGCCATTGCCTGCCACAGCATACCATCACCCAAACCACACCCATTATCAGCTTCCGCCGCAGCCATACCCAATATACTACATTCCAGTCGATCAGTACAGTTCGAGGTATGTTCAAGCACCGCCTGTGAATTCTGGCACGGTTCTAAACTCCCACCTAGTTGATTCCCCAGTGGTCCGCACCGGTAGCCCTCTAGCACCAGAGTTGTCCTCACATTTTTACCCTCCAGCCAAACCCGTTGAGTCATCTGTACAAACATCAAGTGAAGCTGCGCCTAGTACTACTTGCAGAGATGCTTTCATCTATAACACTGACGTCGATGACAACGATATAACTCGTGCTCAGATTTACAAATCTCAGCCTCCAGCTCCTAAAGTGCCGTCGCAGTGTCAAACCAAGATGCTAACCGAAGCTTTGGGTCAGTTACACACCCACAATTCTTGA
- the LOC104705911 gene encoding stearoyl-[acyl-carrier-protein] 9-desaturase 3, chloroplastic-like, which yields MSMALLFTSPAMKHKPAAITSSRRESSRRLRVSCVTTNPPRQKNETCNQFRPIKEVNNQITYTIPQEKLEIFKSMESWAEHKLLPYLKPVEDSWQPQDFLPAAENDEEFYDRMKDIRERTKEIPDDYFVVLVGDMITEEALPTYQTTLNTLDGVKDETGGSLSPWAVWIRAWTAEENRHGDLLNKYLYLTGRVDMRHVEKTIQYLIGSGMDSKFENNPYNGFIYTSFQERATFISHGNTARLATTYGDITLAKICGTIAADEKRHETAYTKIVEKLFEIDPDGSVQALASMMKKRITMPAHLMHDGRDNDLFDHYAAVAQRIGVYTAADYAGILEFLLRRWKVESLGLGLSGEGRRAQDYLCTLPQRIKRLEERANDRFKLVSKPSVSFSWVFGRDVKL from the exons atgtcCATGGCTTTGCTTTTCACATCGCCGGCGATGAAGCATAAGCCGGCGGCGATTACTTCTTCTCGCCGTGAATCTTCTCGTCGTCTTCGAGTTTCATGTGTCACCACGAACCCTCCTAG GCAAAAAAACGAAACATGCAATCAGTTTCGACCTATCAAAGAAGTGAATAACCAAATAACATACACAATACCGCAAGAGAAGCTGGAGATCTTCAAATCAATGGAGAGTTGGGCAGAACACAAACTACTACCTTATCTCAAACCCGTCGAAGATTCATGGCAACCACAAGACTTTTTACCGGCAGCGGAGAACGACGAAGAATTCTACGACCGAATGAAAGATATCAGAGAGCGAACAAAAGAGATACCAGACGATTACTTTGTAGTTCTTGTCGGAGATATGATCACAGAGGAAGCACTACCAACATATCAAACGACGTTGAACACACTTGACGGCGTTAAGGATGAAACCGGTGGGAGTTTATCGCCGTGGGCGGTTTGGATTAGAGCTTGGACGGCTGAGGAAAACCGTCACGGTGATTTACTCAACAAGTATCTTTATCTAACTGGTCGTGTTGATATGCGACATGTTGAGAAGACTATACAATATCTAATTGGCTCTGGTATG GATTCGAAGTTTGAGAACAATCCATACAATGGATTCATCTACACTTCATTCCAAGAGCGAGCTACGTTCATCTCTCACGGCAACACGGCGAGGCTAGCCACAACCTACGGCGATATCACCTTAGCGAAGATCTGCGGGACGATAGCCGCCGACGAGAAGCGACACGAGACAGCGTACACGAAGATCGTGGAGAAGCTGTTCGAGATAGACCCCGACGGATCGGTTCAGGCGCTGGCGAGTATGATGAAGAAACGGATCACGATGCCGGCTCATCTAATGCACGACGGAAGAGACAACGATCTGTTCGATCATTACGCAGCCGTGGCGCAGCGGATTGGAGTTTACACGGCGGCGGATTACGCTGGGATACTCGAGTTTCTGTTGAGGCGGTGGAAGGTGGAGAGTTTGGGGTTGGGGTTATCGGGGGAAGGGAGGAGAGCACAGGATTATCTGTGCACCTTGCCGCAGAGGATCAAGAGGTTAGAGGAAAGAGCTAATGATAGGTTCAAGCTTGTGTCAAAACCTTCCGTTTCGTTTAGCTGGGTTTTTGGTAGAGATGTGAAACTATAG
- the LOC104705912 gene encoding stearoyl-[acyl-carrier-protein] 9-desaturase 1, chloroplastic-like: MGTKTMAMAIAMDRIAFSSPSSFYHRSSHHPHGSRSSRVFMASSTIRSISTEDTNGRKPYIPPREVHRQVKYSMPPQKLEIFKSLEGWAEENLLAYLKPVEKSWQPTDFLPEADSEGFYDQVKELRERCKELSDDYFVVLVGDMITEEALPTYQTMINTLDGVRDETGASPSPWAVWTRAWTAEENRHGDLLNKYLYLSGRVDMRQIEKTIQYLIGSGMDPKTENNPYLGFIYTSFQERATFISHGNAARLAKNLGDLKLGKICGTIAADERRHETAYTKIVEKLFEIDPDTTIVGFADMMKKKISMPAHLMYDGRDDNLFDHFSSVAQRLGVYTARDYADILEFLVQRWNVQKLSDLSSEGHKAQDYLCGLPARIRKLEERAQGRTKEAAKNIPISWIFGREIRA; the protein is encoded by the exons ATGGGAACTAAAACAATGGCTATGGCTATTGCTATGGATCGGATCGCTTTTTCATCACCCTCATCATTTTATCATCGTTCTTCTCATCATCCTCATGGCTCTAGATCCTCCAGAGTTTTCATGGCTTCTTCCACTATCCGTTCCATTTCTAC AGAGGATACGAATGGAAGAAAACCATATATCCCCCCTAGAGAGGTGCATCGTCAAGTGAAATATTCAATGCCACCACAGAAGCTGGAGATCTTTAAGTCCTTAGAAGGATGGGCTGAAGAGAACTTGTTGGCTTACCTAAAACCTGTTGAGAAATCATGGCAGCCTACTGATTTCCTCCCCGAAGCTGACTCAGAAGGCTTCTATGACCAAGTGAAAGAGCTAAGAGAAAGGTGTAAAGAGCTTTCTGATGACTACTTTGTAGTGCTTGTTGGTGATATGATCACAGAGGAAGCACTTCCGACTTATCAGACCATGATTAATACATTGGATGGGGTTAGAGATGAGACGGGAGCAAGTCCTTCCCCTTGGGCAGTATGGACTAGGGCATGGACTGCTGAAGAGAATAGACATGGTGATCTTCTTAACAAGTACCTTTATCTGTCTGGACGAGTAGACATGAGGCAGATTGAAAAGACAATTCAATACCTCATTGGTTCTGGAATG gatccaaaaactgaaaacaatcCTTACCTGGGTTTCATCTACACGTCTTTTCAAGAAAGAGCTACATTCATCTCCCATGGAAACGCTGCTAGACTAGCAAAGAATCTTGGAGACTTGAAACTTGGGAAGATTTGTGGCACCATTGCTGCTGATGAGAGGCGTCATGAAACAGCATACACCAAGATTGTAGAAAAGCTCTTCGAAATTGATCCTGACACCACAATCGTGGGTTTTGCTGacatgatgaagaaaaagatatCCATGCCTGCTCATTTGATGTATGATGGTCGTGATGATAATCTATTTGATCACTTCTCTTCCGTGGCACAGAGGCTTGGTGTCTACACTGCTAGGGACTATGCTGATATACTGGAATTTCTTGTGCAAAGGTGGAATGTGCAGAAGTTGTCAGACCTTTCTAGTGAAGGACACAAGGCCCAG GACTACCTCTGTGGATTACCTGCTAGGATCCGCAAACTTGAAGAGAGGGCACAAGGGAGAACCAAAGAAGCTGCAAAAAACATACCAATCAGTTGGATATTTGGTCGAGAGATCAGGGCTTAA
- the LOC104705913 gene encoding uncharacterized protein LOC104705913, whose protein sequence is MGLISSSSSSPVEESHYHTHKIFLFSNYILLGAASSCIFLTLSLRLIPSICGFLLILLHAVTIAAAVSGCAAASCGRNRWYAAHMVATVLTAIFQGSVSVLIFTNTSKFLGSLKSYVREEDAAVILKLGGGLCIVIFCLDWIVLVCAFFLKYYAYVDGGSDGIAMKRTGKVQSEENPKDWPWPFQV, encoded by the coding sequence atgggtttgatttcttcttcttcttcatcaccggTAGAAGAATCTCATTACCATACTCACAAGATCTTCCTTTTCTCAAACTACATCCTTCTCGGCGCCGCTTCAAGCTGCATCTttctcacactctctctccGTCTAATCCCTTCGATCTGCGGATTCCTACTCATCCTCCTCCACGCCGTAACAATCGCCGCCGCTGTCTCAGGCTGCGCCGCCGCTTCTTGCGGGAGAAACAGGTGGTACGCTGCTCACATGGTAGCAACTGTACTCACAGCTATATTCCAAGGCTCTGTCTCTGTTCTCATCTTCACCAACACGTCCAAGTTCCTAGGGAGTCTCAAGTCGTATGTTCGTGAGGAAGATGCTGCTGTGATCTTGAAACTCGGTGGTGGGCTTTGTATTGTCATCTTTTGTCTTGACTGGATCGTTCTTGTTTGTGCTTTCTTCTTGAAGTACTATGCTTATGTCGATGGTGGTAGTGATGGTATTGCGATGAAGAGAACTGGTAAGGTTCAGAGTGAGGAGAATCCTAAAGATTGGCCATGGCCGTTCCAAGTTTGA
- the LOC104705915 gene encoding HIV Tat-specific factor 1-like has protein sequence MSDSGNLQLPPSSTGARVVDGLTPAATDVGWYILGGNQESLGPYTFPELCDHFRNGYLLATTLVWADGRSEWQPLSAIPELMSRISGAEVGYAALGASGLINGSNAGTKQKKQDNSAFASTEDEFEKWQREIKEAEAEAERLKNGSVSGTELVEDDHESASSPPEGEDEFTDDDGTRYKWDKARRVWVPQDDPPLGSVDPYGLEEMTFAKEDEVFPTINILDTKKDDSEDDVAAGKTEEDGSDETAEINSNGKRKLPEPETEKKEPNKPPDSWFELKVNPHIYVTGLPDDVTLEEVAEVFSKCGIIKEDDTGKPRIKLYSDKGTGKLKGDALITYMKEPSVDLAIKILDGAPLRPADKLLMSVSRAKFEQKGERFITKQTDNKKKKKLKKVEQKLLGWGKFSLLCTRNLT, from the exons ATGTCCGATTCTGGTAATTTACAGCTTCCACCATCATCGACAG GGGCAAGAGTTGTGGATGGGCTTACACCTGCAGCTACTGATGTTGGCTGGTACATTCTTGGTGGAAACCAGGAGAGCCTGGGTCCATATACCTTCCCTGAGCTATGTG ACCATTTCAGGAACGGTTACCTATTAGCAACTACCCTCGTCTGGGCTGACGGACGAAGTGAATGGCAGCCACTTTCTGCCATCCCCGAGTTAATGTCAAGGATTTCTGGAGCTGAGGTTGGCTATGCAGCTCTAG GTGCATCTGGGTTGATAAATGGATCTAATGCTGGAACCAAGCAAAAGAAGCAAGACAATTCTG CCTTTGCTAGTACCGAGGATGAATTTGAGAAATGGCagagagag ATTAAAGAAGCAGAAGCGGAGGCTGAAAGGTTGAAAAATGGTTCTGTCTCTGGTACTGAGCTTGTTGAAGATGATCATGAAAGCGCTTCTTCACCACCAGAGGGCGAAGATGAGTTCACAGATGATGATGGAACGAGATATAAATGGGACAAAGCTCGTAGAGTATGGGTTCCTCAG GATGATCCACCTCTTGGTAGCGTTGACCCATACGGACTCGAAGAGATGACATTTGCTAAGGAAGACGAAGTATTTCCAACAATAAACATTCTTGATACTAAGAAGGATGACTCTGAGGATGACGTGGCGGCTGGTAAGACAGAAGAAGATGGCTCTGACGAAACAGCTGAAATAAACAGTAACGGAAAGAGAAAGCTACCAGAGCCAGAAACTGAAAAGAAG GAACCAAACAAGCCTCCAGACTCGTGGTTTGAATTAAAAGTGAACCCACATATTTATGTTACTGGGTTGCCCGATGATGTCACCCTCGAGGAA GTAGCTGAAGTTTTTTCTAAATGCGGCATTATTAAGGAG GATGACACTGGTAAGCCTCGGATAAAGCTTTACAGTGACAAGGGGACAGGAAAATTAAAAGGCGATGCTCTTATCACCTACATGAAG gaGCCATCAGTGGATCTTGCAATTAAAATCTTAGATGGGGCTCCGTTACGTCCTGCTGACAAGCTCCTCATGTCAGTTTCTCGAGCCAAGTTTGAGCAGAAAG GGGAGAGATTTATAACTAAGCAAACcgacaacaagaagaaaaagaagcttaAAAAGGTGGAGCAAAAGTTGCTTGGATGGGGTAAGTTTTCGCTTTTGTGTACTAGAAACTTAACTTAA